The DNA sequence GAACTTTGCGAATGCTTTCGACCGATGAAATACTCCGACCCTTAGCTGCTCGATATTTCTCAAGCATGGCCCAGGCCATAAATTTGACGTTTAGACAACGGTTCAGGTAGTACTCCTCAATGCCGTCTAGTTCAGGCATTTCAAAGCCTAGAGAGGCACCTAGCTCTTTCCAGTAATGACCAACTTCTTCGAAAGCAAACTGATACAAAGActtatctaaaaaaagatcaataaataggtaaattaaaaataaataaggaCAACGGATGGAATATTGGTACAGCCCTATTCAACTGACCATTACCGTAGTCTGCTACATTGAAAGTCCTGGAAGAGCTATATACTGCAGTGAGGCGTACGTAAACCTTAGAGTTGTCGTAAGAATACGATTATCGAGCTTACGCTCTCTAGCCACCACTGGGTCTTTTGCAGAAGTCTTCAAAAAGAGCCTTAGCACAACGCTGTATGAATAGATTCTAAGACGACGCCCCCTTTCTCCATCTATCTATAGAGCTTATGCACAACGTCACAGACCAATGGTAGCGCGCGCAACTGAGTGGCAGAAACGTAAGAGCGGCGTTTGGCCGCACCCACAGAAACCCTCGTCGCAGCTTAACTGCGCTAAAGAAGGGTTTTGTACTTTTGTAAAGTGAAGTTAATAAGACAACAGACATTTTAAAGCGTGCTTCGTTTTTCGGGGACCCTTGTGAAGTTTTCGCGTCTCAGCTCGTTGCAAACAAAACTTGTTTCTTGATTTAGAGGATGTAACATTAGAAACTTGAATTCGAACTGATAGTTGTCTGAAAGGGCGATTGGTTTAGCGTCTAAGGCGCAGTAAGCTACTTTTTCATCTGAATGAGCTAGTAAAGCCTTCAGAATTAGTGTTTTCACACCGGTAGGTACGCCAGAATGTTGAACATGTCATTACACTACGCGGTGCTTCAAGTCGCTTCGCTAGAGAAACCTTCACGCGTTTCGCGGGTCTCTACACCGCGAAGCTCAAAAGCTCTACGAAAACGCTTTAAATCGCGTCTAGCTACCGCGACACCTTTGGGCAATGATAATCTAACCTACTAGAAGCTGCCAAGGCAGCTAGGTCAGAACAAATGAGGCTTCGCTTAGATGCTACggccttttttattttgagtGGCACGCTTTCTGCCACTCAGAGGTCATGCACGTgatcaagtgacgtcacatgcaTAAGCTCTATGGTCTCTCACTTGCAGGAAGAAGTGTCGTCTCTGGTCGATTTGCGCAAACGACGAAGTTTCCGGCTACTTAGTCGATACTCACAAGCAATATTTCGAAGCAAATCTATGCACTGCATGACGACTGGGCGAAGAACGAAGGGGGGAAAATGCATGCGCGATAGACtctgaatgacgtcatcttacATGACGGTTCAGTTGCATGGAATACAAATCCTTCGATTAGAAAACCCGTTCTAAAATTGCCAAATTGAAATAAGGAACGAATGAGATAGAGACTCTGAACCTTGAGtaatatatattatatcCTGAAAGCGAAGTTTGAGACAAAAATTCACACTTGACTTGCTAACGTCACCCACTTACAAAGGACAAACAGCTTCACTTCctcaagagaaaacgcgGCAAAGAAGAGCTAAACTTCTATGATATCACTTAATACAGCTAGGCCAAGCCAACACGATACAGCACTTTGGGACCTTCAACAAAGTAGCAATTGCATACGCAAACCTAAGTATGAATTAACAGCTGTACAAATACCATTCACTCTCACTTAGGCTATATACAAATGATGGTAAAGGCAGGCCTTCAAACAACCAAGTGAGCCATCTGGACAGCTGCGTACACATTTCTTCATGACGAAGAGACAGCCTTGTGCTGTCGCGACGCTGAGCAACAGATATAAGATATCGAAATGAAGATCTCTAAGAAATGGTGGAGATCAATTAAATCCAAGTTACACATCGTGTACGTACTAATCGACGAGAGGACGCTTGGCCTCTTCGAATCGCTTCGCTGACTGATCCAAGTAGGAAATTCTCTTTGATGCAAGGAGGCACGTGACACATGCAAAGCGCGAGAAGAGGAGACAAGCGAAGGTATAAATGAAGATGAGCGATCGAGAACGGTCATGCAAGATTTTCAGACACGTCACGCGgcctgatgacgtcaaaaacttGAAATTCAAACGACGCGTGGGCGAAAGCTTTAGGGCAGCTCAAACGACTCCGGGAGAAAATCTCCTAAGAATAAAATAccgaattatttattattctaaTTACCGGCTtgccaaaaaaattctctgaGCGTTTTCTCATATAAACCAACATAGATTGCAAGTGGTCCGCTCCGGTGCATTTGAGCCACGAACTGCCAACGGAACGCCCATACGTGTCcacgtctcgtcgccgatgcTTCGGGCGGACTGATAGAGCCTCTTCCAACCAAGGTCGCTTCAGCGGACACGTCGTAGAGGGCGTCGTAGAGTCGATATGTTTTCTTCGTAAACTCAGACGTCCCGGATACGAAGATCCTCCCCGGATCGGTGTTCTTTCGAGCTGTACAGTCGGTTTTCGGCAAGAGACAATTGTATATTTGTCTCTGAACAATGTGATGCGTCATTTCTTTAGGTTTTTTCGAGAAGGGGCTCCCTTTGAGGAGTCGCATATTGACGATCTTTTTGTGTCGAATCACATGTGGCTCAGAAAAAGCAGCCATAGAGTATTATTACAATATTTCCACTATAATCGAAAACACGACGAATTAGATAGAAGCTCGCTCGGTCGCTGTTTTTCATGGTACATTCAAATCATTTTAATGTCGTAGTACCACGAAACAGCTAGCTTCCATAGCAATTACGGTAGAGACTAACATGGGCAGGAAAAACTACTACCTGCAGGGCGATCGAGTAACATAGAGGGAaaactttctcttctacgTACGCCGCTACTTGCCAATACTTGGGTATAATTTGACTAGGGCGCGAGTAAGATGGAATTCTTCTATAAAGGGGAACGTTTTTAGAATGCATGACCCAATAGAGAAATTGCGTGAAATTAATACTGTAAGACTCGATCAACCCGTATGTATTAATCGATTCGGAATCACGTGGCAGAGTCTCTGGCGAAAGGACTAACAGTTAATCtctgaaagaaagagactGCGTATAATCCTTCTCTAAGAGAACGGCGGATTCGCGGGGACGGCTGCCTTATTTGGTGCAATTCCACGAAACTTCATAAATGAAACTAGCTGATCGGGCACTTCAGCAAGCACTTCGCGTGCCTAGACGAAataatgaaaaagaaagaaaagaatgcaGCGAATGTGGTATATTCACCAGAGAGAAATCCATTCCAATTCGATGACGTAATTCTTCGAAGGAAACAAACTGAACAATATCTCTCAACATTGTCTTGCCATCCGACGACTTGAGAGGAACGTCGTCTGCGTCCAATGTTTCCTTGATTTCATAAAGTATGAGTAGACAATTATGATTCGAAAGCTGTACAGTATACCATTTGACTGAAGTCGGCATCTCCAACGCCTACAATGATTATTGATAGAGCTTCATCAGACGCATCGACAATTTTatcaattgttttttccATGTCATGAATGACACCATCCTGCGTGCAGAGATAACAATAGTGGCTACATAGCATTTAACACGTACCGTTACAATGAGAAGAATGTTGTAAGTCTGATGCTCCTGAGTCACTGAATCAGATCGAACATAGCGCAGAGCGGCATCCAGAATGGGCGAAAACAAAGTCGGACCACTGAGATGCACATGGTCAAGCGATTGTCGATAGGCAGTCAAAATTCCCTAATGAGAAGCATGAGATCGTTTTAGTAATTATGATCTctaatcttaattaatgaacCTCGACTCCGTACACTTCGGGGTTGTACGTGTTTCCAGAGAGTGGGAAGCAATGAGATACGTCTGTCCTATTGGCAGGCAGTTTGGCTCCAAAACCCCACGCTGGAAACATCTGATCCGAATCGTATTCAGCCAATATTTTGCCTATGGACGTAATCGCTTCTACATAGGCATTAGGCTATAAGTGAGCTATTAAAATTGAGAGATGAATGCTTCGCTTGTTCTCACCGTTGGTCCATTGTAGTGAAGTGAATGCGGCAGACTAGGAACTCCATTGGAAGCCTGAAAAGTGAGGCAGCAATTCCAtgataaaaaagaagacctAATAAAGAAGGGGCTTCTTACCGTAAAATCGACAGCAACCATCACGCTTAGACTGCATCCGCCTTTCAGGTAATCAACAAACGAGTAGATAGGAGTAGGACTGACAAAAAATATTaggtaaatatttatttaaatatttatttatctttttctcACACCTGACAGATTGAAAGAGTAGAGTGCCAGGAGGCCTCTTTTTgtttgacgaagaagaagaagaagaagaggatacAAGATTTTTTGTAAACATTCTGAAATAAAAGTATAGTGAACCACTTGTCCTTtgacagtgacgtcacgtattTACTGCTGGCCCAAAAGCTCTTCAACGGAGACAAACGCTTTGCCAATGACAACAGCTGTGTCAGAGCTTCAAAAAACACAAAAATTAGCGCAATTATATCAATAAATGACGTCGTACCTTTTCCAATGTTTGCAGGTAAACTCAATTGGGCGTGCATATCCGAATTGCACAGCTTCCACGACGGAATTTCAAAGCACGTCCAATGGGGATTGGCGCTGTTCTTGACAACTTCCGTTTTGTATACCAACACCTCAGAGccgtcttcattttttcgtctcaATTCCAAAAATGTGGACGactaaacaaaaaagaaatcatcCTATCTCTGTGATGTATAATTAGATGAGGAAGTACATTCCGCAAGAAGCGCTTCAGAGAGGAGCACTTGTTCTTCAGATTTCGTGCGGCGATATCAAATCGAATTATACTCTTGCTTTCTTTCACTTCCTCTGCAACCAAGTGAATCATGCCTCTATTCTTCTTCTGAGGATTTtctaaagaagagagagagagagagagaaatagagagagagagagagagagaaatatTTATAGGTATACTGtagccttaattaattaaaagacgGCTAACTGGCTAAACGAAGTTCCTTGACCAATTCTGGTGAGGAAATGATGATGCTGGAGAGAGTCACTTCGGCTTCGCCAATCAAGTCGTGAGACGACAAATCAGTTGAACTACTGTCAACGTCATATACGACAAATTTCAACAATTGCAATTCGTCCAAATGGTAATCGACGATAAAGGTTGTCAAAaacttagaaaaaaatatatcgCTAATCTACGTCGAATTTTGCCTCGTTTCTTCCCCGCTTACCTGAGGATCCAACGTGTCGTTTATAACTTCCGTTCTTCCGCATTCGCTCCACGCGTCTTGACGCTTTTCGTAGAGCACACACAGTGGATCGAATTTTGTCAAAAGGTCCAGATTGACGAGTTGCGAGCATCGAACGAATACTTCTATCTTCGAGCCGGTGCGTGACATCGCCGCAAAATGAGCCAGGTGTACTGTACTCAAACGAAAGAATAGCCAGACTCTCCCCAGCCTATCCGGGGCATGTAGGTGAGTCGGTACGTTTGATGCAATTAAGTGTAATTGTTGCGACGCCCCGTACTAGGCACTTCGCCAAAAGCTTCTCCGATGAACTATTTCTGCTCCACGAACATGCAATCCTATTTCCACCATGGGGTTTCAGCACCCAACAGGATTTTGCTTGGCCCAAAGGCATTACACAAAACGTCGTATAAAGAGATCGTTCTAAGCGCTCTGTCCGGGCGAGCAGTATATACCGTTGACTATAACCGCTCTCacaaaaacaacaacagGGTCACGATACCTGTAGCTGCGATCGACTCCGAGGCTGCCCGTCTTCCAGTACATAGAGTAGATCTACACTGTTTCACCACGTAGTGCGCACAACTGCTTGGATCGGACGTTCAGCTTACGAATCTCTACACTGGTGGCGTAGTAAGTCTGTGATTGACCTGCTATGGCAGGAAGTTAGACAATGCCCAAGGAACCAGTATGGTAAATCACGTCATCGATTTGGCACAATGACGTAATCAAAAAACATGTTTCCGCATACGTGAAAACATAAATCTTCCTGATGTGATGTCATAGGGTCAAAGACGCTTGAAACGTCTGGATATCGATGCATACTCTGTACGACCAATGGAAAATGAATAGAAAAGTCTTTGACGTTTCCTAACAGGAGCCAAATAGAGCAGAACCTTTTGAAGCGACGGCAAGTGTAGTGATTGCGATCTCTAGTAACGTGCGTTGCATGTTATATACCCTACCCCCTATATATATGTGAGTGTGTGACAGAGAATAAACCAGTCTCCGTGTGGTGAACCCTTGGTCAGCCCATAGCATCCTAGCCTGCGTGCCCACTGCTGGTGCCGTGCGTAAGGGCAGTACACACTCGAATAACCCGGGGGCGTAACAAGTGGTGGAGAATCCGGGTATAGGCATACAGCTCGAGGCCTGGTCCTCGACGTGCCTTATAAAAAGAGTGTGTGCGCGCGCCGGTACCGGAGTGGAAGTAAAGATCCCGTCGGGACGTCTGGCCAACGTTCTACGTGCCGGGATCGCTCGAATTACTGAGGACGGCCCGTGTCGAGGACACCGTAGCGGGGTCGGTGGGAGTTCGATCCTCCCCATATGCCAGTCAGAGCCGAAGACACCTCCGCTGTAGGGGGTGTGTGAAAAGAATTTGTTTGTCCGACTCTGGGCAGGTGCTAGGGGCTGTCTACGTGGGGTTCACACGCGATCGGAGAAGCTGCGTCTGGTAGGCGGAGACCGAATACAAAGGAGACCAGATAAGTGGACGTGTGTGTGGTTGAGAGAGTCTATAACACGCGCCTGTCCTAGACGCTAGGTTCATtagacgacgagacgctaCTTGGGGAGAACGATTTATGCaacgaaggaaaaaacgaGCTGCAGCCAACCCGCCGCCTAGGggacagcagcaacaacagccaCCACCACCGCCGCAGCCCCAGGTACAGCcgcagcaacaacagctaCCTCCGCAACTCGCACGCCCCTCGGCAATTTATCGTGAGATTCAAACGTTCTACGGAGGCGCCGCCGATGAGGTCGACTCGTGGTTCCTGCATCTCGAGGATCTAGCGGCGCTCCAACAATTGGATGAAGCGACGAAGCTACGCGAGGCCGTTGCAGCGTTGGGCCCTGGGGTGAGGCGCGAATACGCGGCATTCGAAGTAATAACGCGCCCCGCACGCGTCGGATGGGCGGAGTTCGAGCGATATATGAGGACGACCTACGGACCAAAGCGACCCGTCGAATTCTGGACGACGCGCTTGATGAACATCAAGCAGGCGACACAAGAGGCGATGAAGGACTATATTTCTCGCTTCCGACTCATGTCGACAAGTCTCGTTCAAGCCGAACAAGCTGACGGAGACGGCGGGCgtgtttctcagcgcatgTTGATTGTATGGTTCAAGCATGGACTACGACCCGAATTCCAGCCTGACTTGATACGCGCGGAGCCAATTGCCACACTAACCGATGCATATTAGGCCGCGGAGAAAGCCGAAGTCGTCTGGAAAGCCCTTCTCAAGAGACCGCACCCGCTGGGAGAGGTTTACGCCTCCCATCCCGCAGCGATAGCCATGACGACGCCCCAGAACGAGAGACATCGTGAGACCGGAAGGACAGATGAAGAGACTAATCAACTTGGAATGGCGGCGCAGGTAAAGCAACTCTCTGCCGAAGTACAGCGCCTTTCCAAAATCGTTCAAGAGAACAAGCGACTGTCTTTGGCGACGAGCGAAGTGCAGCAAAGTCTCTCAAAGAGGTGGCGACGTGATGACACCTCTTATCAACGGCCACGCCCTATGGAACAGTCGGCTTACTTTCCGGGAAACTGCAGAAACTGCGGACGCTGGGGTCACAAAGCAGTGCATTGCCGGAGAGCGTCGAATTATCCCAGCGCGAGACAACCATTCTCCGGAAGAACTCCTTCAACGGGACCGCCCTCTGCGCGACCGCCCCTCACTGGTGGAAACCAAGAAACCCTCGCCAACACGACCCGGCCTGGAGTCAATGCCGTGCAGGCTAAGAATGATAACCCTTTTGCCGAATTTGGCCGCTCTGACTTACCAACGTATCGTGTGCGAATAGAAGGTGCGCCGCCGGTTACTTGATTATTTGACACCGGGGCAAAGGTGTCACTGATGTCCGGCGACTTCGTCCGTCAGCTAAGCGTTCAAATGGAAGAAGCAGGCAAGGAACTACGACTCAGAGCCGCACCAACGCTCGCCTTGTACGCAGCCGATGGAAATGCCTTGATCATTGCCGGCTGCGTGGAGGTGACGATGCGCGTCGGCAAAATGAGCACGCAacagctcttcgtcgtcaccgacgGACTGCTTTTCTCCGTTCTGCTCGGATGCGATTTTATGTGGCGAACTGGGGCAGATATTAGTTTCAAAGGAGGAACTGTGACGTTGACCGATGCGCAAGGAAAAGCTCACACGGCGCCGTTGTTCAGCGCCTTCTCGACCGAACCGGAGACGGAGAGCGTTAACAAAGGACAAACCGTAGGAAGAGTGTTGGCCGTAACTTCGTTGGGACGAACGCCAGCGATAACCGACGGGGTTGAGCCAGACCAAAGAGCAAGAGGGAGCGGTTCGAACGCCGAAGCCTGGAAGCCGAGCGAGAAGGTCGCTATCTCACCAGCACTGAATGAGCGCCAGACGGAACAGGTCAAAGAGCTGATAGACCGTTATTCCGATACCTTTCCTCGGGTCCCCACGACATGGGAAGAATGGCGGCGGTGACGCATGAAATCGATACTGGAGACCACCCACCTGTTAATCAACAGCCGTATCGGATGGCCCCTGACAAACGAGATGAGGCGGATCGGCAGATCCAAAGCATGCTGGATAACGGGGTGATATGCGAGTCGAAGTCCCCGTGGGCCAGTCCGGTGGTGATGCGAGATAAGAAGGACAACACCAAACGTTTTTGCTGTAACTATCAAGCGCTGAACGAAATTACGAAGAAGGACCGCTATCCGCTGCCCCGAGTGGATGATTGTCTCGATGAATTGGCTGGCAGTTACTATTACACCTGTCTAGACATGGCGACGGGATTTTGGCAGATCAAAGTCAGGGAACGCGATCGGGAGAAGACTGCCTTCATTTCACCTTCGGgtctttttgaatttcaaGTGATGCCCTTCGGCCTCTGCAATGCACCGTCTACATTTCAGCGGGCCATGGATCACGTGCTAGCTGGCCTGAAGTGGCGTACTTGCATTGtgtacgtcgacgacataTTAGTCTTCTCCGCGACGTTTGAGGGACACCTGAAGGACTTGGCTGAGGTCCTGGAGCGATGCCGTCAACATAATCTGAAGTTGAAGCCTGCGAAGTGCATAATCGCTAGCGAAGAGCTGAAATATCTGGGTTATGTCGTCAAGCGTGGCGGACTCACTGTTGACCCGGACAAGGTCCGAGCCTTACGCGATTTAGCCCCGCCGACGAATAGGACTCTATTGAAGTCTTTTCTGGGACTAACCTCCTACTACCGACGATTTATACGAGCGTATGCAGAAGCGACAGAACCACTGTACCGTCTGTTGCGTGGGAAACCTGAGACCTTCGTCTGGGCAACCGAACAACAGGAATCCTTTGAGAAGATTAAGACCGCTCTCACGACAGCTCCACTATTGGTGCATCCAGATTGGACCAAGCCATTCAAGCTGCAAACGGACGCATCTGATTACGCTATAGGTGCTGTTCTGTCGCAAGAAGATGACGAGGCACGCGAGCGAGTAGTGAGCTATGCAAGTCGACAACTAACGGcggaaaaaaggaaatacgACACGCGCGAGAAAGAACTTCTGGCCGTGGTATGGGGTTGTGAAACTCACGCTAAATACCTGGGCCAGCGACCGTTCGTTATTGAAACCGACCATGCCAACCTGAAATGGCTAATGAAAAGGGATCCGCCCCGCGGAAGATTGGCCCGTTGGGTCCTGCGATTGCAGGCTTTTGACATGCAAATCAAGCACCGTCCCGGTCGAGATAATGGGAACGCCGACGCTCTATCACGTCTCCCGCGAGTGGCGCCTTCGACCGAGAAAGAACCCATTCCTGTTCTCCCCGTGACGGCTCGCGCGCCTTTCAAGGTGcccggcgtcgacgatctcaGGAGAGCCCAGGAACAAGACCCTGAGATACGCGCAACCATAGATTTCTTGCAATCTCCAACTGGTCAGGAGGCACCACCAACTGCGCGCCAAATGCTGCGAGATACCGGGGAGATAAAGATGCACTCAACCAGCGGTCTCCTAATACACTCGACGGTGACGAATGGGCGACGTCTGGAAGTCCCAATACTTCCCGCTGCGCTCAGGAACGACGTTCTAGGAGCACTGCACACGGTTCCGATGGCAGCCCATTTGGGGGTGAAGAAAACCCTCAACAAAGTCCGTACGCAGTACTATTGGAAAGGAATGACGACCGATGTGAAACAGTTCGTACGAACTTGTGAGGCATGTCAAAGAAGGAAGACGGTGCAACCGACGACATCTGGAGAACTTCAACAGTTCAGCGCTACGCAACCTTTCGAAGTGGTTGGAGTTGACTTGCTGGGACCGCTGCCAAGCACGACCAGAGGTCACACCTACATAGTGGTGATGGTCGACCGATTCACCCGCTGGGTCGAGTTGGTACCCGTGGGAGACATCACCGCCGCTACAGTCGCCAAGGCGGTTGTCGATCAATTGATTCTTCGCCACGGCTGTCCACAACGACTGCTATCTGACCGAGGCTCCCAATTCCGATCCAAGCTGATGAGACAGTTGTGTCTACGATTGGGCATTGATAAAATATATACCAGTGCTTATCACCCGCAAACGAATGGCCAGGTGGAGAGATTTAACCGAGTCATCACGGCGGCACTCTCAGCTTATGTCAGCGAGCGACAGGATGACTGGGACGACTACATTGAAGCGATTGCATTCGCCTATCGAACCAGTATCGTCGACGCTATTGGAAACACCCCTTTCTACTTGGTTTACGGCCGAGACCCGCTACTGCCAACGAGTGCCTTCGCCGCTTCCGACCGAGACGTGGAGATGGATGCTTACCGTTATGGATTGGCGCTCACTGAGAGATTGCGGGAGGCACACCGACTAGCCAGAGGCGTACAGGCCAGGACTGACATCAACAGGAAGCGAACTTACGATGCGACTCACCAGCACGTTGAATTCGATATTGGATCTCTCGTATTAGTCCGTGATCAGACTTGCAAAATTGGATTGAGCCCGAAATTGAAGT is a window from the Oscarella lobularis chromosome 10, ooOscLobu1.1, whole genome shotgun sequence genome containing:
- the LOC136192263 gene encoding copine-5-like; the encoded protein is MSRTGSKIEVFVRCSQLVNLDLLTKFDPLCVLYEKRQDAWSECGRTEVINDTLDPQFLTTFIVDYHLDELQLLKFVVYDVDSSSTDLSSHDLIGEAEVTLSSIIISSPELVKELRLAKNPQKKNRGMIHLVAEEVKESKSIIRFDIAARNLKNKCSSLKRFLRNSSTFLELRRKNEDGSEVLVYKTEVVKNSANPHWTCFEIPSWKLCNSDMHAQLSLPANIGKALTQLLSLAKRLSPLKSFWASKCLQKILYPLLLLLLRQTKRGLLALYSFNLPTPIYSFVDYLKGGCSLSVMVAVDFTASNGVPSLPHSLHYNGPTPNAYVEAITSIGKILAEYDSDQMFPAWGFGAKLPANRTDVSHCFPLSGNTYNPEVYGVEGILTAYRQSLDHVHLSGPTLFSPILDAALRYVRSDSVTQEHQTYNILLIVTDGVIHDMEKTIDKIVDASDEALSIIIVGVGDADFSQMETLDADDVPLKSSDGKTMLRDIVQFVSFEELRHRIGMDFSLAREVLAEVPDQLVSFMKFRGIAPNKAAVPANPPFS